From Camelina sativa cultivar DH55 chromosome 7, Cs, whole genome shotgun sequence, one genomic window encodes:
- the LOC104699897 gene encoding uncharacterized protein LOC104699897, with protein MATLPTLIRSLRKEQNIILPSLRRAFSLCDQINLIDNVPEDQLRFQEFDETSFTVNGVRYEGSLLCVGNLLMSWSPRNFSEITTDSLSIFQTVRPIPELLIVGCGRYNHPLKPQVRQFVKSIGMKLETVDCRNAGSTYNVLNEEGRIVAAALLPYGVTS; from the exons ATGGCGACGTTGCCGACATTGATTCGAAGCCTGAGGAAGGagcaaaatattattttgcCATCTCTCAGACGAGCTTTCTCTCTATGCGATCAGATCAATCTCATCGATAACGTTCCTGAGGATCAGCTCCGATTTCAGGA gttTGATGAGACGAGTTTCACGGTGAATGGGGTTAGATACGAAGGTAGCTTGCTCTGTGTTGGGAATTTGCTTATGTCATGGAGCCCTCGTAACTTCTCCGAGATCACAACCGATAG CTTGTCAATCTTTCAGACAGTTCGACCAATTCCAG AGCTCTTGATTGTTGGGTGTGGAAGATACAACCACCCGCTGAAACCGCAAGTCCGTCAGTTTGTAAAGTCAATTGGCATGAAGCTAGAAACAGTTGATTGT AGAAATGCTGGATCAACTTACAACGTTCTGAATGAGGAAGGCAGGATTGTGGCTGCTGCTTTGCTTCCTTATGGAGTTACATCGTAA